A region from the Rosa rugosa chromosome 6, drRosRugo1.1, whole genome shotgun sequence genome encodes:
- the LOC133715219 gene encoding protein ABIL1-like isoform X1, producing MELEQSRPLNPAMTFDEVSMERSKSFVKALQELKNLRPQLYSAAEYCEKSYLHSEQKQMVLDNLKDYAVRALVNAVDHLGTVAYKLTDLLDQQTLDVSTMDLKVTCLNQKLLTCKTFMDKEGSRQQQLLSFFPRHHKHYILPNSVNKKVHFSPHVQTDTWQHAYQARPHVQPSSATAAKTLSWHLASETKSTLKGTLHGLASSADTKVSVNTSGTFQLLDNEGSATTKSSGAHLQLPSRVPGSEPFVAGHRDAVDGYRPLGAARSFDNQNRQIVRVPVRSKSLLSAFFVKQKSTKLKTGSVS from the exons ATGGAGTTAGAGCAATCCCGGCCGCTCAATCCGGCCATGACCTTCGACGAGGTCTCCATGGAGCGCAGCAAGAGCTTCGTCAAGGCCTTACAG GAGCTCAAGAACTTGAGGCCTCAGCTTTACTCTGCTGCGGAATATTGTGAAAAGTCGTATCTTCATAGCGAGCAGAAACAAAt GGTACTGGATAACCTGAAAGATTATGCTGTGCGAGCCCTTGTTAATGCTGTTGATCACCTTGGCACTGTGGCCTACAAGTTAACTGACCTTCTTGACCAGCAAACCTTAGATGTTTCAACCATGGACCTGAAAGTTACTTGCCTAAACCAG AAACTTCTTACATGCAAAACATTCATGGATAAAGAAGGTTCGAGGCAGCAGCAGCTGTTGTCATTCTTCCCAAGACATCACAAGCACTACATTTTACCCA ATTCTGTCAATAAGAAGGTACATTTCAGTCCACACGTACAGACTGATACTTGGCAACATGCTTATCAAGCAAGACCACATGTTCAACCGTCAA GTGCCACTGCAGCAAAAACTCTTTCCTGGCATTTAGCTTCAGAAACAAAATCAACCTTGAAGGGGACTTTGCATGGTCTGGCTAG TTCTGCAGACACAAAAGTTTCTGTAAATACTTCTGGCACTTTCCAGCTTTTAG ATAATGAGGGGAGCGCCACTACGAAATCCTCGGGTGCTCACCTGCAGTTACCAAGTCGAGTTCCTGGTTCTGAACCATTTGTTGCTGGACATAGG GATGCGGTGGATGGTTACAGGCCACTAGGGGCGGCCAGGTCATTTGACAACCAAAATCGACAGATCGTGCGAGTTCCTGTTCGCAGCAAAAGT
- the LOC133715219 gene encoding protein ABIL1-like isoform X2, translated as MELEQSRPLNPAMTFDEVSMERSKSFVKALQELKNLRPQLYSAAEYCEKSYLHSEQKQMVLDNLKDYAVRALVNAVDHLGTVAYKLTDLLDQQTLDVSTMDLKVTCLNQKLLTCKTFMDKEGSRQQQLLSFFPRHHKHYILPNSVNKKVHFSPHVQTDTWQHAYQARPHVQPSTKTLSWHLASETKSTLKGTLHGLASSADTKVSVNTSGTFQLLDNEGSATTKSSGAHLQLPSRVPGSEPFVAGHRDAVDGYRPLGAARSFDNQNRQIVRVPVRSKSLLSAFFVKQKSTKLKTGSVS; from the exons ATGGAGTTAGAGCAATCCCGGCCGCTCAATCCGGCCATGACCTTCGACGAGGTCTCCATGGAGCGCAGCAAGAGCTTCGTCAAGGCCTTACAG GAGCTCAAGAACTTGAGGCCTCAGCTTTACTCTGCTGCGGAATATTGTGAAAAGTCGTATCTTCATAGCGAGCAGAAACAAAt GGTACTGGATAACCTGAAAGATTATGCTGTGCGAGCCCTTGTTAATGCTGTTGATCACCTTGGCACTGTGGCCTACAAGTTAACTGACCTTCTTGACCAGCAAACCTTAGATGTTTCAACCATGGACCTGAAAGTTACTTGCCTAAACCAG AAACTTCTTACATGCAAAACATTCATGGATAAAGAAGGTTCGAGGCAGCAGCAGCTGTTGTCATTCTTCCCAAGACATCACAAGCACTACATTTTACCCA ATTCTGTCAATAAGAAGGTACATTTCAGTCCACACGTACAGACTGATACTTGGCAACATGCTTATCAAGCAAGACCACATGTTCAACCGTCAA CAAAAACTCTTTCCTGGCATTTAGCTTCAGAAACAAAATCAACCTTGAAGGGGACTTTGCATGGTCTGGCTAG TTCTGCAGACACAAAAGTTTCTGTAAATACTTCTGGCACTTTCCAGCTTTTAG ATAATGAGGGGAGCGCCACTACGAAATCCTCGGGTGCTCACCTGCAGTTACCAAGTCGAGTTCCTGGTTCTGAACCATTTGTTGCTGGACATAGG GATGCGGTGGATGGTTACAGGCCACTAGGGGCGGCCAGGTCATTTGACAACCAAAATCGACAGATCGTGCGAGTTCCTGTTCGCAGCAAAAGT